The genomic stretch CTCGTGGTCCGTGGTGTGTAGCGGCGTGAAGACGTCGGTGACGTTCAGCAAGAGCCAGACGGCCTCCGTCACCATCCAGGGCTCCGGGCCCTGCTCCGTGAAGACGGACGCGGGAACCGTGGTCCTCAAGGGCGGTGAAGACCTGGAAATCAAGGACGGGCGCATCCAGGTGAAGTGAGCCCCCGCCCGCCAGACAGCCTTGATTTAGATTAAATCCAGACCATTTTAACTCTCCCAAGTGCAGATTAAGCCCAACCTGGATTGAATCTAACGCGAACCCGCCACATACTGCATTGCGTCAGTCTTCCGGGTGGAGGCGCAATGAAGAAGTGGTTCGCGATGGCCCTTCTGGTGGGTGTGGGTGTGGCGGGGTTGCTGGTCGAACCGGCGGCGCAGTTGAAGCAAGGGGGGCCCATCAACACCGCGGACACGGCGTGGATCCTCACAGCCACCGCGCTGGTGCTGCTGATGACGCCGGGCCTGTCCTTCTTCTACGGCGGCATGGTGCGGCTGAAGAACGTGGTGTCCACGCTGCTGCAGAGCTTCATCGCCATGGCGGTCATCAGCCTGATCTGGGTGATGGTGGGCTTCAGTCTGTGCTTCGGCGACAGCTTCCATGGGCTCATCGGCGACCCGCGAACCTTCTTCATGTTCAGCGGCGTGGGCGGTGAGACGCACCCGGACCTGGCGCCCACCATCCCCTTGATGCTGTTCGCGCTGTTCCAGCTCAAGTTCGCCATCATCACCCCGGCGCTCATCACCGGCGCGTTCGCGGAGCGCGTGCGCTTCAAGGCGTACGTGCTCTTCATGGTGCTCTTCACGCTCGTCATCTACGCGCCGCTGGCGCACTGGACGTGGCACCCGGAGGGCTTCCTCCGTCAGTGGGGCGTGCTCGACTTCGCGGGCGGCACGGTGGTGCACATGTCCGCGGGCTTCGCGGCGCTGGCCGGCGCGCTGGTGCTGGGCCGCCGCAAGGTGCACGTGGAGAACACGACGCACGCGCCCGCCAACATCCCCTTCGTGATGCTGGGCACGGGCATGCTGTGGTTCGGCTGGTTCGGCTTCAACGCAGGCTCGGCGATGTCGGCCTCGTCGCTGGCCACGCTGGCCTTCGCCACCACCAACACGGCGTCCGCGGCGGCGATGCTGGGATGGATTGCCTTCGACTGGCTGCGCGGCCGCAAGCCCAGCGCCATGGGTGCGTGCATCGGCGCGGTGGTGGGCCTGGTGGCTGTGACGCCCGCGGCCGGCTTCATCACCGTGGGGCAGAGCATCGTCGTGGGCCTCGTCGCCAGCTTCGTGAGCAACGCGGCGGTGCACTTCAAGAACCGCACATCGGTTGACGACACGCTGGACGTCTTCCCCTGCCACGGCCTGGGCGGCGTGGTGGGCATGGTGCTGACGGGCGTGCTGGCCAAGGACGTGGGCCTCATCCACGGCGAGACGCGCACCTTCATGATGCACATGCTGGCGCTGGTGCTGGTGTCGGTGTTCTCCTTCGCCGGCTCGTTCCTGCTCTACAAGCTGGTGGACCGCATCGTCCCGCTGCGCGTCACCCGCGAGCACGAGGAAGAAGGCCTGGACCTGAGCCAGCACGGCGAGACGGTGGGCGAGTCCATCATCGCCCCCGGGCCGCAGTCCGCGCTCACCGCGACGACGGCGGTCGCCACCGAGCCAGCGTCGGACGCCTCCAGCCTGCCTCAGCCCGCCTGAGCCTCACCGAGGCAGGTGTCGCGTGCCGCCGCTCGGAGCCCCGGGCGGCGGCCTCGTTCGAAGCCTGAGCAGGCTCAGCTGCTCTTCTTCCTCGCCGCGGGCGCGCGCGCCTTGCGTGTCGCGGCCCGGGTGGGCGCGGTTTCCGGCATGGGGCCCGTCGAGGGCGTCCCCGCCTCCGCGGTGGGCTTCTGCCGGCGCTTCAACCGGCGCGGCGGCAGCAGGTCTGGTTCGCCGGGCACCTTCTGCGCCATGAAGATGGCGGCATCCAGCTTGTAGAAGCTCCGCGTCCGGTACCACGTCAGGGCGGACTCGTTGTTCTCCGCCACCTCCAGGACCAGGTGCGTGCAGCCTCGCGTCCGGGCCAGGTGCTGGAGCTGATCCAGCATGAAGCTGCCCACGCCCCGCCCCTGGTAGTCCGGATGCACCGCCAGCTCCTCCACGAAGAGCGGCCGCATGCCCCGCTTCTCGAACCAGCGGGGGTTCACCCAGTTGTCGTCCCCGGTGGCCTCGAAGGCGCACTCCGAGTAACCGACGATGCTACCGTCCACCTCATAGAGGAGCTGTTCGATCCACTCCGAGGTGTAGACCTCCAGGAATCGCCGCTTGGAGCGAGGCCGCTGGTACTCCACCGTCTCCCGGTTCACGTCCCGGAAGACGAGCTTGAGGAACTCCCAGGTCCGGTTCAGGTCCCGCCTGTGGATGCGGCGCACTCGGACTTCGAGTGAGTCCGGGGGTTTGGGAGTCTTGGCCTTCGGCATACGCCCGCCTCCTTAGCAGGCTGCCGGTGGGACGCCCAGTCTCGTCGCATGCTACGACCCGGCTGGGTGTGCCGCGACATCAGGAGGGTTGCCTCATGGGGGGGTGGGAGGATGGAATGGGCGAAGTTTCCCCGGAATGCCCTGCCTGAGAGTCCCAGCCCCATGACCCTACCCGCTGATGGTGACCTCCGCATTGATGAGGTCCTGCGGAATACGTACAGGATTGTCTCCCTGCTGGGACGGGGAGGAATGGGCTCGGTGTACCTGGCCCAGCACCTGCGGCTCCCCGGCAAGCAGGTGGCGGTCAAGGTGCTGCGCGGCGGCGACCACCTGACGCCCGAAATCTTCGCGCGCTTCCGCCGGGAGGCGGAGATTGCCTCGCGGCTGGGCCACCCCAACATCGTCGAGGTGCTCGACTACGACACCCTGGAGAACGGCAACCCGTTCCTGGTGCTGGAGTACCTGCGCGGAGAGAGCCTCCAGGAGCGGCTGGAGCGCGGGCGCCTGCCCATGGAGGACGTGGTCTCATTCACCCGGCAGATGGGCTCCGCGCTCCAGGCGGCGCACGGCGCGGGCGTCATCCACCGCGACCTCAAGCCGGCCAACGTGTTCCTGGTTCCCACCGACTCCGGCGGCGTGGTGGGCGAGCGCGTGAAGCTGCTCGACTTCGGCATCTCCAAGGTCCTCAGTTCCACGACGGTGCAGACGCAGGAGGCGACCATCATCGGGACGCCTCAGTACATGTCGCCCGAGCAGGCCCAGGGGAAGAACCGGGACATCGACGCGCGCACGGACGTGTTCGCGCTGGGGTGCATCGTCTACGAGATGATGGCCGGCAAGCCCGTGTTCGGCTCAGGCAGCCTCGCGCAGATGATCTTCCGCGTCGTCTATGAGCCGCCCGAGCCCCTGGCCCCGCTCTGTCCCGAGGCCACGCCGGAGGCCATCTCCGCGGTGATGCGCGCGCTCGCCAAGAGCGTGGACGAGCGCTACCCGGACGTCTCCACCTTCATCGCGGACCTGACGGGCACGCCGCTGCACTCGCTGTCCACCACGGCGGGGAACCAGCCTGCCCCGCGTCCCCAGGCCCCGACGTCCGGAATCGCCCTGCCCTCCGCGGGCCCGTCGTCGCTGTCCGCCACCGTCCCGCCTGGCAGCCTGAAGGTGGCACCGGACACGGGCCGCGAGGGCTTCGATTCCACGATGGCGCCCGGCACCGGCCAGCAGGGCTTCAGTCCATCCGCCACGGGGCAGATGGGCGTGGCGCAGGCGCAGGGCTTCAGTCCGTCCGCCACGGGGCAGATGGGCGTGGCGCAGTTGTCCGCCGCATCGCTCATCGACCCGCCTGGCCTGGAGCCCACGCTCATCTCGAAGCAGCTTCCGGCCATTCCCGTGCAGGAACGTCCCGCCCAGCACCACACGGCCGTGAGCGTTCCCGTGCCCATCCCGAGCGCCGCCGAGGCCCATGCCGCCGCGGCGCTGTTGTCCGCCCCGTCGACGCCGGTCTCGTCGCCCCCCGCGGCGAAAGGCCGCGGCGCCATTATCGGCGCCACCGCGGCGGTCTTACTGGCCTCCAGCATGGGACTCGTCTGGTGGATGAAGGGTGGCACCTCCGGCTCGGGCTCGCCCACGACGCCCGTGACGGACACCCGCGTCCCTCAGGACGCGCAGCAGGCCAACGGCACTCAGCAGGCCAACGGCACGCAGCAGGCCAACGGCACGCAGCAGGCCAACGGTACTCAGCAAGCCAACGGCACCGAGCAGGCCAACGGCACGCAGACTCCGCCGGACACAGACAACCCGCAGCAGGTGGTCGTGGCCACCAACACCGTACCCGACAAGCCGACCTCGCGCCCGGTGACGCGTCCCGAGGCCAAGGAAGAACTTCCGGAGCAGGTCCGCAAGCTGCTGAAGGACGGAGAAAGCGCGTTGGCCTCGGGTGACGCCAGCCGCGCCATCGCGCTGGCACGCAGCAGCCAGCGCACGAAGCGCTCCATGGCGGCGTATTCGCTGCTCACCCGCGCCTACTGCCAGCAGAAGGACCTGGGCGGTGCGGTCAGCGAGTGGCCCAAGGTCGCGTCAGCGGAGCGTGCCAAGGTCAAGAAGTTCTGCCAGAAGCACGACATCGAGCTCTGAAACAGCGGGCCATCCAGGTAGGGGGGCCCTCATGCAACACGAGGTGATTCGCTTGAGAAACATGGTCGCAGTGATTGTCGCGGCAGTCGCGCTGGGGGCGTCACAGGCCCTGGCCGCCGCGCCGGTGGAAGCTGGCAAGGTGTACTCCGGCACGGAGGGCGAAGAGGTGGCCGTGGTGCCGCTCACGCCCCGTTCCGACAAGAAGTTCATCCTGCGCGTGAAGGGCACGGGCTCGGAGTTCGATGGACTGGTGTTCCCCTACGAGCAGAACGACTGGAGCACCCGCAGCACCGAGCAGTTCAACTACAGCACCCAGTGGCACGGCCGGAAGTACACGGCCCTGCACGTGCGCGACACGAAGTACGAGCTCTACGTGCCCGGCCGCCAGCGCCCCATCCGCCTGGCCTATGACGAGAAGAAGACCGCCGCGCTGAAGCCGGAGGAGGTCTACGCGCAGCACCAGAAGCAGATGAAGGACGGCTCCCTGGCGAAGCTGATGGCCTTCGACCGCAAGGGCGAGGAGTCCGGCCACGAGAAGGAATTTGCCGCCACCCTCCAGGAGATGAACAACGCGTGTGGCACGTCCGTGGCCGCCCGCATCGACTGGAGCAGCATCAACGAGGACCAGCTCAAGGAGCTGAGCATCTCCAGCTTCTGTGGCACCCCGCTGACCAGCCTCAAGGAGCTGTGTACGGCGTCCGCCATCGCGAAGCAGACCATCCAGGAGAAGGTGAAGCAGGTCAGCTGCCGCTTTGGCTCCGCGTTGGAACCCAAGATTGAAGCGGACCGCGTCATCTGGACGACCTCCCGCGACGCCTCCAATCAGGACAAGTTCGCCACGAAGTACTTCAAGCAGAACCTGTAGTCGGAGCCTTCACGATGCGATTCCAGCGTTTCGCCTTCGCGGCGATGTCTTTCGCGTGTACCGCCGCCATGGCGGCCGAGCCCATCCAGCCCCCCTGGGGCAAGGAGTCCAACCTCGGCGAGAAGATGATGTTGGAGGCCACGTCGGTGTGCACCGACGGCAAGGGCCACTTCGTGGCGCTCACGCCCGACGACGAGGACACCAACGCCGTCCTCTACTACGGCGATGAGAAGCAGTTCGTCCAGGTGCCCCGCCCCGGCCCCTACACGTCGGCCACGTCCTTCCTGGACCCGCGCTTCTTCAACAAGGGCGCGAACCCCAACTTCCGCGGCATCGACTGGCGGGTGATGTCGAGCGTGGAGATTGACCGCAAGGAGCGCACCTGCTCCCTGACCTGCGGTGAGAAGAAGATTCCCCTCACCATGTTGGACGGTGAGCCGGCCTCCGAGCTGCTGCGCAAGGCCAGCTTCCAGCCCAACCCGCAGAAGTTCGTGCCCTACGCGCTGCTGCGTGACACCAAGGGCGCCTACTACTTCGTGGACCGTGGCTTCCACGAGGCGGAGAAGAAGAGCTACCGCGTCTTCATCGGGCCCCGCGGCAGCCTGAAGGCCCAGAAGATGACCAACGTCATCTCCGACTCCGAAGGCGAAATCTTCTCCACCAAGCGCGGAGACCTCCGCCTGCTGCTCGACAAGGCGAAGCCCGCCCTGTGGATTGAGAACACCAAGCGCCGCCTGGAGCTGCGCCAGGTGCCCGTGGATGAGAACCTGCCGCTCATCTACAACGAGCTCGGTGTGTACGAAGGCGCCCGCCTGGGCACGCCCTGCGACGACCAGTAGCCGTCCATCAGCCCCAGGGCCGGGAGCCGGCGTCCCACGGACGTCTTCCCGGCCCTTCGTGTTTTTGGCGTCAGCGGCTCACGGACGCGGCAGCGACGCCTTCAACTGCGCCACGCTCGCCTTCAGCTCCGCCAGCTCCGCCTTGAGCGCGTCGAGCTCGGCGCTCTTTGCGTTCAGCTCCCGCGTTCGCCGCTCCAGCG from Myxococcus xanthus encodes the following:
- a CDS encoding ammonium transporter, with protein sequence MKKWFAMALLVGVGVAGLLVEPAAQLKQGGPINTADTAWILTATALVLLMTPGLSFFYGGMVRLKNVVSTLLQSFIAMAVISLIWVMVGFSLCFGDSFHGLIGDPRTFFMFSGVGGETHPDLAPTIPLMLFALFQLKFAIITPALITGAFAERVRFKAYVLFMVLFTLVIYAPLAHWTWHPEGFLRQWGVLDFAGGTVVHMSAGFAALAGALVLGRRKVHVENTTHAPANIPFVMLGTGMLWFGWFGFNAGSAMSASSLATLAFATTNTASAAAMLGWIAFDWLRGRKPSAMGACIGAVVGLVAVTPAAGFITVGQSIVVGLVASFVSNAAVHFKNRTSVDDTLDVFPCHGLGGVVGMVLTGVLAKDVGLIHGETRTFMMHMLALVLVSVFSFAGSFLLYKLVDRIVPLRVTREHEEEGLDLSQHGETVGESIIAPGPQSALTATTAVATEPASDASSLPQPA
- a CDS encoding GNAT family N-acetyltransferase translates to MPKAKTPKPPDSLEVRVRRIHRRDLNRTWEFLKLVFRDVNRETVEYQRPRSKRRFLEVYTSEWIEQLLYEVDGSIVGYSECAFEATGDDNWVNPRWFEKRGMRPLFVEELAVHPDYQGRGVGSFMLDQLQHLARTRGCTHLVLEVAENNESALTWYRTRSFYKLDAAIFMAQKVPGEPDLLPPRRLKRRQKPTAEAGTPSTGPMPETAPTRAATRKARAPAARKKSS
- a CDS encoding serine/threonine-protein kinase codes for the protein MTLPADGDLRIDEVLRNTYRIVSLLGRGGMGSVYLAQHLRLPGKQVAVKVLRGGDHLTPEIFARFRREAEIASRLGHPNIVEVLDYDTLENGNPFLVLEYLRGESLQERLERGRLPMEDVVSFTRQMGSALQAAHGAGVIHRDLKPANVFLVPTDSGGVVGERVKLLDFGISKVLSSTTVQTQEATIIGTPQYMSPEQAQGKNRDIDARTDVFALGCIVYEMMAGKPVFGSGSLAQMIFRVVYEPPEPLAPLCPEATPEAISAVMRALAKSVDERYPDVSTFIADLTGTPLHSLSTTAGNQPAPRPQAPTSGIALPSAGPSSLSATVPPGSLKVAPDTGREGFDSTMAPGTGQQGFSPSATGQMGVAQAQGFSPSATGQMGVAQLSAASLIDPPGLEPTLISKQLPAIPVQERPAQHHTAVSVPVPIPSAAEAHAAAALLSAPSTPVSSPPAAKGRGAIIGATAAVLLASSMGLVWWMKGGTSGSGSPTTPVTDTRVPQDAQQANGTQQANGTQQANGTQQANGTQQANGTEQANGTQTPPDTDNPQQVVVATNTVPDKPTSRPVTRPEAKEELPEQVRKLLKDGESALASGDASRAIALARSSQRTKRSMAAYSLLTRAYCQQKDLGGAVSEWPKVASAERAKVKKFCQKHDIEL